Proteins found in one Oncorhynchus gorbuscha isolate QuinsamMale2020 ecotype Even-year linkage group LG15, OgorEven_v1.0, whole genome shotgun sequence genomic segment:
- the clec3ba gene encoding tetranectin, protein MHVSGVHLLFCLLLGQSTFQQTSSEKKGGKKDAENNAAIEELKKQIDNIVLELNLLKEQQALQSVCLKGIKIIGKCFLADAAKKIYHTAYDDCIAKGGTISTPLTGDDNDQLADYVRRSIGPEEHIWLGINDMVTEGEWLDQAGTNLRFKNWETDITNQPDGGRTHNCAILSTTANGKWFDESCRAEKASVCEFNIV, encoded by the exons ATGCATGTCAGTGGTGTGCATTTGTTGTTTTGCCTTCTCCTCGGGCAATCCACATTCCAACAGACCTCATCTGAGAAAAAGGGCGGAAAGAAAG ATGCTGAAAATAATGCTGCCATTGAGGAGCTGAAGAAACAGATTGATAACATAGTGCTGGAGTTGAATCTATTGAAAGAGCAGCAAGCCTTGCAATCAG TTTGCCTGAAAGGCATCAAGATTATTGGCAAGTGTTTCCTGGCCGACGCCGCTAAGAAGATCTACCACACAGCCTACGATGACTGCATTGCTAAAGGGGGCACAATCAGCACCCCTTTGACAGGGGACGACAACGATCAGCTTGCTGACTATGTCCGCCGGAGCATCGGCCCTGAGGAACACATATGGCTGGGCATCAATGACATGGTGACCGAGGGGGAATGGCTCGACCAGGCGGGCACCAACCTGCGCTTTAAGAACTGGGAGACTGACATTACCAACCAACCAGACGGTGGACGTACCCACAACTGTGCCATCCTTTCCACCACTGCCAATGGAAAGTGGTTTGATGAGAGCTGTCGTGCTGAGAAGGCGTCTGTCTGCGAGTTCAATATCGTCTGA